In a genomic window of Primulina huaijiensis isolate GDHJ02 chromosome 10, ASM1229523v2, whole genome shotgun sequence:
- the LOC140985639 gene encoding uncharacterized protein — protein sequence MWASLTCCGMRIPLYCPLTNPILLIASPSLLRSRFRLLTLMENRQNPTTGNPYFTASRGGGGGRRRGLEIKDTEERSKGRGGRYGGGSGSSGKDKIDALGRLLTRILRHMASELKLDMRSDGYVKVQDLLKLNLKTFANMLLQSHDIADVREVVRRDNKQRFSLLEESGELLIRANQGHTIETVETESLLKLILSPEEIPVCVHGTYRRNLQSILEQGLKRMKRLHVHFSCGLPTDGEVISGMRRDINMLIFLDVRKAMEEGMKLYISDNRVILTEGFGGVVPMKYFLKIESWPKREPIPF from the exons ATGTGGGCTTCACTAACATGCTGTGGCATGCGGATTCCGCTCTACTGCCCTCTTACAAATCCAATCCTCCTCATTGCCTCTCCTTCTCTGCTGCGTTCCAGATTCCGGCTCTTGACTTTGATGGAGAATCGTCAAAATCCCACCACCGGAAACCCCTATTTCACTGCATCAAG aggtggaggtggaggaagaagaagaggaCTGGAGATCAAAGATACTGAGGAAAGATCGAAGGGTCGCGGCGGTAGATACGGAGGTGGCAGCGGTTCTTCCGGAAAAGATAAAATCGATGCTCTAGGCAGACTCTT AACACGTATACTGCGGCACATGGCTTCCGAATTGAAGTTAGATATGAGGAGTGATGGATATGTCAAAGTCCAAGATTTGCTGAAGCTAAATCTGAAAACTTTTGCCAATATGCTATTACAATCACATGATATTGCCGATGTTAGAGAG GTGGTTAGGAGGGACAACAAGCAACGGTTTAGCCTGCTGGAAGAAAGTGGGGAGCTGTTAATACGCGCAAACCAAGGTCACACGATAGAG ACTGTTGAAACAGAAAGCTTGTTAAAACTCATACTTTCCCCTGAGGAAATTCCAG TTTGTGTACATGGAACTTACAGGAGGAACTTGCAGTCGATTTTAGAGCAGGGCCTCAAACGCATGAAGAGATTACATGTACATTTCTCTTGCGGCTTGCCAACAGATGGAGAAGTTATTAGCg GTATGAGACGTGATATTAACATGTTGATATTTCTTGACGTAAGAAAAGCTATGGAAG AGGGGATGAAGCTTTACATATCCGACAATCGGGTGATTTTAACCGAGGGCTTTGGCGGAGTGGTGCCCATGAAGTACTTTTTGAAGATAGAATCTTGGCCGAAGAGAGAGCCTATACCGTTTTAG